The Gadus macrocephalus chromosome 1, ASM3116895v1 DNA window ggtcaccatagcaacgatGGTAAACAAACCCTCGGAGCTCGGCTTTTGGCCGAGTTTTATACCATATAAAGGattgaaggcatttaatggtccaaatattattaataaatattcgaatatattcgaatattaataaacaaacaaacttttaTCTTTGGTTTACTACTGCGACAAACGCGATACAATTGCGATAAACGAACATTCCAGGGCGGGGAAGGGGGAAAATCAACAGAACTTACGGTGGTTTGCTGCCATCCTAAACCAGAGCTCCAgggtgttttctttttaaatgcttGTGCATTGCCGTAGTAGGGGAGAGTGAGGTAATGTGAGACACCGGGTAATGTGAGACATCCCTTGTAGCTAGGCAACGCAACACATTTGTGGTCATTTTTTCaagcccctccctttcccccatTGCCAAGAAGGAGAAGTTGGTGCATGTGCTGTGGTGAGTATTTTATTTACAGAAATGTGTTTTTAGCATGTAAAAGTAAATTTTCTTGCTGTGAACTTAATCAACTGTTGTGTCAAAGCAAATTGATTCAGGTAGAAAAACTTATATCATACATGTTGATGAATTTCCAACATATAAAACCATGTGATTGAAACTAGCTAAAGATTAGCCTGAATTGCTAAGAGATGGgttttttgttaaaatggtgACTGTGGGGTAAAGTGAGACTAGTGTTTTGGGGTAAAGTGAGACACTGTCTCACTTTACCCCACCATGAAGCACAACTTAAGTTTAGTCttaaacatattttattgtaatattacattgcatatgttttatttttaatgtcatAAACATTGTAGAAAACCGAGATCATGCCGAGGCAGTACCAGAGGAAGACTTCCTGGGGCCAAACACCCCTGGCAGATATGGAGAGAGCAGCAGATGAGGTTATAAGAGGGCAAACGTCCCTTAGACAAGCTGGAAGGGACAGCAACATAGATAAATCGACCCTGATGaggttcattaaaaaaaaaaaaaggggggaagTGAAGTCAGTGGCCTGGGGTGCCGTAGCCGAGGCAAAGAGAGTGTTGAGTgatgagatggaggaggagctggcaaACCACCTTAAACAACTGGCTGCCCAGTTTCATGGCCTTGCTCCAAACAAGTGCCGTGAACTGgcatttgaatttgctcagaaAAACCTTGTCAGTGTCCCTGACAATTGGACCAAGAAGCAGTGTGCAGGTAGGCTAGGGTGTTTAAGAGATCACATGATTCTGTGGGTTAACTTTGGCCAACTGATCTTGCCACAAAGCTAAATCTTATAATAATTAATTCTCTACTCTTTAGGAGAGGATTGGTTTGGCAACTTTTTAGCGCGTCGCCAACTATCTGTACGGACCCCAGAGGCAACGTCCCTTGGAAGGGCTACGGCCTTCAACAGAACTACAGTGGGGGAGTTCTTTGATAACCTGGCAACAGTGATGGACAGGTGACAGAATTAATTCTTTAGTTGCAAATGTTTATTTGCTTTACCTGTAAGATTTGGCTTTGATTTTGATATGGGTCTTCCCTTGCCTCTCTTATTTAACAGGCACAGATTCCTGCCACATATGATTTTTAATGTGGATGAAACGGGGGTATCTACTGTTCAAAAGCCACGGCAGGTAAGCTACACATGATACACTACAGAGCACCGGACTAACACTCACTATGATGAAGGCGTGCAGCTCCGGGCTTCTAAACATTCTATTTGATTTAGGTGGTGGCAGAGAGAGGCAAGAAACAAGTTGGATCCATAACATTGGCTGAAAGGGGAGAACTTGTCACTGTGATATGTGCAGTGAATGCAGCGGGGAATAGCATACCTCCAATGTTCATCTTCCCCAGGGTGAGATTCAAGGATGGCTTCCTGATTGGAGCCCCTCCAGGAGCCAAAGGTACCTCCACCCGAACAGGGTGGATGAACGAGGACACCTGGCCTGAGTTCCTGGACCACTTAATAATCCACACAAAGTGCACTCCAGAACACCCCATGCTGCTAGTCCTGGACAACCTGAGGGCGCACATCTCCCTGAAAGCCGTTGAAAAGGCCAAGAGCAATGGCATTGTGCTCCTCACCCTTCCACCTCACACATCACATCGGCTGCAGCCTCTTGATGTGACAGTGTATGGGCCGTTCAAGACATTCTACAGCAGAGCACTTGATGGGTTGATGCGTGACAACCCTGGCAAAACGGTCTCAATATACCAAATTCCAGGACTGGTAAATGAGGCCTTCTTGACAGCAGTGACACCAAGGAACATCACCTCAGGGTTCAAGTCCACTGGGATTTTCCCATTTAATCGTGACATTTTCCGTGAGGAAGCCTTTGCACCGTCCATGGTGTCAGACCGGCCAAATCCCGAGCCTCAGCCTGCACCCATGCCTGGTCCATCTGCTTCTGACAATCCACCCCCTGCAGATGAACCACCTTCTGCAGATGAACCTCTCACTGATGGCAATGCACGTCCGTCGGGAGATGATGGACCTGTGTCATCACATGCATGTGCCTCACCAGCTGCATTGGAAATGCCACGAAATGCCAGAGATCCTGGATATATCTCTCCTTCTGAAATCTTGCCACTTCCCAAATGTCCCCCAAGAGCACAAACAAAAAGGAAGCGTGTTAAGACAGCCATCCTCACTGATACTCCGGAGAAAAAGATCATTGAAAAGGCTTATGAAGAAAGACAACAGAAACTGGcagggaaaaaacaaaacagcaaaGAAAAGGGGAAACCAAAAAAGAAAGCACCCAAAAAGAAAATCATCATAGACAGCAGCTCTGAGGATGGCGATTTACCTGTCCCACTTGAAGATGACATAGAGAGCTCTGAGGATGAGAGTGATCCCGGAAACACACATCTGTCCGTGGGTGACTTTGTCATCGTTAACTTTGCAACCAAACATAGGAGTCTCCGTTATGTTGGCATGGTGGAGAAAGTTGAGGGTGAGGAAATACTCACTCAATTCCTCAGAAGGATCCAGGGACACAAAAAATGGGAGAGACCGACATTTGCCATCAAAGATAAAGATGTGGCACATGTCCCTAAAGGTGATGTGGTGAAGAAGCTGCCTCAACCTAATAGGCCTGGAGGAACCACAAGGAGAGAGCAACTCTTCACCTTTCCCTGTAATCTTCAGGGCTGGGATGTAGAGTAGGCCttgttatatttttgtattatgTTCAAATCCAGGTGTCTAGTCCTGTGTTCAGAGTCAGAGGCTGTTCTTGCTGGTTCTGTGTTCTAACCTAACTGGTTCTATCCATCATTTGAATGTTTAAAAATGTTGAATTATATTATGTTGATTTGATTTTGTGACACTGCTTCCTACATTACTAACACATCCCATCACATTCCAACTGCTAAACAGCACATGTTATAGTTAACCATGTAATTTGTTAACTAGCATAGATTATGTCCATGTTTATAATATAACCGcaagtgtggtagaaattagtgagtatattctatggtaaaccatgattattaataggctttatattttaaatggtgGAAAGCACATGGTGCTTGcagagtctgggttcagaacattTGGAGCACAGGAATGTCCAGGGAACTgaggggtcaagtcatgttgacctccgcctttcagccttgggtcatcttggctaacaaGGTTAATCCATGCGGACCTCAGAccagggcacggttgataacacgctgagacgaagattgactgggcggaaaccccattgggacaaagggaacctccattgtagcaaagaaattcctgtatgtgtataaagtaaggctgggaccgaatttcaagcagtgactctatagatccaCTCAGGcttttgtcgttgttgtttttctgcacgataaagtcttttgtcaattcttgctccggacccctcgacttcttttacactctctctcttaaattagtctaagtgttttaaatctcgattaatctccgacaCAAGGCGGCATCAATTAAATATGCACCCGCAATAACGCATTTAAAGCATCAACGACTGATAACAACATAAACTGAACATAGCATGACTACGCAAAACAGCATTATAGATACTTACAGGTACCTGAACCCACACAATTGAAATAATAATCTTCAAACTGAAATGTTTGTCTGAACATCATCTGCATCGCCACTCCTGTGCTCTGCTTTTTGCGCCGCTGGGTACCATCAACTCAATTATCCCCAGACtctcactctgattggctgtacaAGAGTAGCCATCAGGGGTGCATGCACTCACGTGTGGTTGTCAGGAGTTCTTACCGTTAAAACACGTGTTATGGTAGTTTTAAAGTGGAAAAGGTAAGTGGTTCACTTTACCCCATTGATTTCTCTGGTCTGTCTCAGTTTACCCCTAAGCTGGGGTAAAGTgatagcctggctccgcccgcctaagtacttctgctcaatttgaatttcccttcagtactaggtctggacctgctgtatgtaatttgtttttctggtgccgccacagtggccgccaatcagcgaacagagggcgtgtctgagaacaatgacgataaagtcgtacgccagtttgagttgttgttgtaggtcggtagttgatttacaatgtgcaatttttccctgataaattaaattcgacgaacaaaacctgcagctgtcgttgacggacattttcgtgcagacgcgcaaggtgtttggtttgtgtacaacctgcgcgtgattcccggcgcatgacatacgtcacaaccaaacgttagcgattggttatggcagatccagagtggcactgggcagatccaatcattttaaacttcaacagacacccgccttcaagtgagttaacgtttgtcaattgattaggtccagactctctgtacaaatgaaatgaaatgaagtgaagtacgagagtctggtagaaccaggctagtaAAGTGAGACACAAGACcataaaaagtaaaacaatcATATTTTCACTGCCATTTGTCCTGAAGACATTCTGATAATTTCCATTACAAAGAAACATCCTGAATTAATGGGAAATGTGTTAATTTTACTGATATATTATTTTAGCTCGCCTAGAGGGAAGCAAATGTAAAAAGTGTCTCACATTACCTCACTCTCCCCTACTGCTGTGGTACGCTAAAGTAAATTTGCATAGTCTGCAAACAACAGCCTTGTTGGGAGCGTTGAGAGTGAAAAATGCCCACACTTTTGAACACCTCAGCcgtgttttttttgctgttggAGCCTCTGTGCTCCCGCTACTGCTTGCCGCCGCCATTCTTATGATTTAAACGATTGGCGACTAACGTTCTGGTGCATATTTACCGCCACAactggactggggggggggggggggggggggaggcgacgCGTCAACGCAAATTATTCATGTCGACGAATTTTTTAAGTTGACTAGTCGTCCCAGCTCtaggctggagtagttattggagcttatgtgttcgatcctgcttcctagtggctacgTGAGGGacggtaatgcagcttgtgtgttcgatcctgcttcctaatggctatgtgagggtaatgcagcttgtgtgttcgtcctgcttcctagtggctatgtgggggcagcttatgtgcttaaaatacgtaacaccaATTGAACCTATATGTTTCTTATTGAATGTTTGCCACAGTGCTCACAATGggggattatcacgctgatACGTATTACTTCCGCTTTTGGTGATCATTGTGCACTGTGGCATCCGGTGAATAACTCATCACTCTGGCGAACCGATGAAGGACCGGCAGTTCACTTTCACTACATCCCTGATAAATGTATCCAAAATCACGTTTTCTGACGTTCACAGACTCACCGAACAACATTCCATTACAGCCTGCTCCAAACTGGCCAAGGGATACAGTTTATTTTTCCGAGAAATATATCTACGAATACGAAGGTGAGTGTCTAGCTTACGCTAGGTAGGTTGGCATGTTAACGTCAGTTTGGCGTCAGCTCAgacatttcattttattattcTGATGTTAGCGTTTGTCAGTGTCAACTAACTAACGGCAACATACAAGTGTCCCTTTGCTAGAATGAACAATCCACAGTACATGCattcattatgtttttttctaccAGTGTCCAACATCATTGATAGGGAGGTGGCTATCAGGTCTAGGTGTTACAGGTCGATGAAGAAGCGAGAACAGCCCCACTATTAGCTAAGCTAAGGCATAATGGCAAGAAGTTTAACCCCTTACACTCTTACTGGTTTACATCAAGTCAGTCAACAGCCATGTGCAAAAAATTGCTACACCTTTTGTGAcatatgtgtgtaggtgtacacttatgccgcttttccaccgcacatgtagctcgactcgacacgactcgacatgactcgacacggtagcagcacgggtcgttttccaccgcaaatagtacctcctgggcggggtcggctgcgcgaaagggccgtgacgtatttttgtacgcgacgcaaacaacacctacgcaacccacacatggacagaacccacataacaacaatggaggacatcgataacattactattattagctggcatgttgaagaagtggaatatgttggctgcggcgctgctatggctgttaccagcatggttgccatgtcgctctcgtgacttcgtcacactctctggtgttgggaaaaacggtctgtctagctactggaccagataaaatgagacggagaggtaataaagtctatcggcacgaggaccttggatttattaagtaaagtggcaacggttatacagagtcataaagcgtgagaaatcgaatatgtctaagtccctaatcagcgctgatggttcgtctggagcttcgcctctgttgggaaaaacggtctgtctagctactggaccagataaaatgagacggagaggtaataaagtctatcggcacgaggaccttggatttattaagtaaagtggcaacggttatacagagtcataaagcgtgagaaatcgaatatgtctaagtccctaatcagcgctgatggttcgtccagagcttcgcctccgtggaaggtctgctgcagaagaaggaatgagttcctgtgtgatacactcttatgctgtatcttcctctcgatgaggtgtgtgcgtttaagatgtgtatggttctgtgtgtctttggttgaccttgcctcccaggctctagtgtatgcatgtatatcttcttgtgttcctcctgacgggggagagtctcacagagtctcctgcttgtggccctcccgttctgaggatgaaacggtgcattgtctgagtgtttaccatttgccgggaggagagatggggccttggttctggccttcacctgactatgttctcatgtgtgtgttatgtgttaaaaatggactatattgtaacgtgacagccatgtgttgtgctcctcaagctagggtgggagttagctatatttataatgtacatgtgatgtgctcagcaggttattttgcccaacatatccccctcaagtcgtcgcaagacgacttttactcaggggtacgagggataggacttcagcgcgggactaccatcataacactttttaaaaacaacagaaagaaggcaaaatgatcataaaaacaaacaaccatgagcatgggactaaaataagtcgctggaccgggtgtatggggaaccacgtgggagaaacgccaccCATGCTTCAAACATGGGtgtgccatacacaccccacctagggggtggcatccaccccggccttacatcacgaacagacaataccaagtaaagtggcagcaggtaatacacaaaaaacaaacataccacaagcatacaataatacaaaaaacaaatatcaaacgatacccaaaaacaacaacaacaaccaacaacaaaactaacaccaaaccctaacaataacaaaaaaaacaaaaacaaatgtcaaacgatacccaaaaacaacaacaacaaccaacaacaaaactaacaccaaaccctaataagaacaacgaaatgcaacaataaaacaaacagtaaacaataaacaaaaaatgcaacaatcacacaaatactaCCCAATAACAAACCCTAAGAATAACAacgaaatgcaacaataaaacaaacagtaaacaataaacaaaaatgcaacaatcacacaaatactacacaataacaatcaccggaaagaaatgcaaccatgaaacgtgtccctaaataatattaataataatagaaagatatgaggtagataacgaatggcaatccccctcaacccatccccagatgaccaaacactaaggatgtgaggaggagttagctggtcgtgtaacaataagcaatcacacgcacggGGTATTCGGggcaggcccggggcacgggaacaactgaaaccacggaatagtcctgagcgtcatcatgggcaggtggtcgcaaggcgccacctgagcgttaaacccttttattcaactgcgctcaggacctcagcTGATAaccgggcaatcaaggcccctggaatctcgcccgtgtgtatccccgagctccatctagtgggacagcgatatacacaacaacatttatgttcccggcgtcggttgcgtagacgcgggcatagatatgggagcggctaaaaacagtgaagcgtacagaagcgaatacagccaggggcgccctcaagccttaagggaacgggccgcagcccctggtaccggaacgcagatccctggtccgggcgacgtgggcgcatcaggtgggagggggggtggtgccgttggcggggacgggaatggggcagcccacctggagaggttactagcacgtcacaggcgggggtatgggaaggggggtgtggtggtggggtttcagcatacggtggtggaaacaggacgccggggccgtgcacctggagaggccactagcactcacgggtaggcgtccggctcggcggggacacagtcgatggtgggggttgggagtgtgtaggggaACTCGTACTCAAAGTCAGGGGTTGCAGGGCgagggaggccatactcacAGTCAAATTTGTCAGGCACCATCTGGTCGTCCAGGGGAAGCTCGTCCAGGCAATCCAgaaggggcatgaggggggctgcttcggagtagggagggggctgttgtttctccttctcgagggccgtggtgatgaggcgtgagcagagggtgcgggcacaggggatgcagcaacacccgcagcagaccacaatcccgacaaagcaagccagggatgacaggacggccatgagaaggcctttccacttgccgaacatgtccgtcatccatttctccatggggttgtcgatcccagagtcctctgccatctggacggaaagagctcgaaggccggccagggcccttgtcaccgacccgtcaggggccgtgttgttgggAATGAAGGTGCAGCATTGAGCCCCAAACATCGAACAGACCCCCCCTTTCTCGGCCAACAACATGTCCAGGGCTAGACGGTTTTGATACGCCATTAGAGAGGTGGCGGCCAGTTGTGAGGCCAAGCCTTCTACCGCGTCGCGAGTCAGGTTGGATAGGCGCTGGACGTTGTAGTGAATGTAATTAATGCGATCTACGTTTTTGTTGGGGGTGATTGGAATTATGGCAGAGATAAGGGGTATGTTCTCGAAACCCGCGGCTATCTGGTCTGCTAACTTAAACTGGTTTGGAACGCCCCGGGGAATGCCTATGCTATCCATGTACGTGGGGGTGTTCTTGGTTAGGTCAAAGTGGTCGGTGAGAGCGGTGTCGCGGCGGTGTCGAGAGGTAGTTTGGTCGGGCCCGGTCGAACCCCGGGTAAAGAGCGTGACGGGCATAAGTAGGCGCACTATAATGCAGGTTCCGGACCATTGTGCCGGGAGTGTAAGTCTAAGGGTGAATTTGTCACAGGACCAGAATAGGTCTTGGCGTCCCAGGCCCGGTTCGGTCATGTTGGGCCAAAGCGTAACGTTCGTGATGGAGTGGCACCACGACGGTGGTACCGCCCCAACATTTACCGCACCGACCCTGGTGATGCAAGAGTGGGTGTACTCCCCAGGGGAGTACACCGGGGGAATCGAGTCGTTAAGGCCGGGCGGAAACAGAGAGCTAAGGAGGCCGCAGCCGGCCGGTTTGGGGGTAACAAACAGAGCTAACATGCAGTGAGAACCGATGGGGTCACTGGTAAAGTCGAACAGTACTGGGGTCGAGATTAGATGGGGGCGAGCTGACGCACAGGCTACGCAGTCGGACAGCCCCTGGAATCGGACAGTAGCAGCAATCCAGCTAAGCCATGCATTATCGTCTGCGTAGCCGGTCGCGAGCGCGATGGAATCGTGGGTGGGGAGCCGCCCCACGGAATCTAAATCAAAAATCGTAACCGGGCCGTCGCGAGTCATTATGGGTCGGACCGGGGGTTTAGGAGTTGTCGCGTTGGCCCTGGAGGCTGGtgcggtgggtgtggtgggggccTTTCTGAAATTTATTTTCAACAACGCCGTCGTGTCCGGGCCGGACTGGGATACCCCGAACACGAGATAGGCAGAGTCCGTATTTACCCCGCACGCCCGGGTCGACCCTAGCGTGGGTTTGCCCCAGCCTTGGTACGGGTTGCTGGTAATGTTCCTGAGGGTAAGGGTGATTCTGCCGTTGCCTCCCGAGAGGAAGCCGTTCGCCTGTAGTGCGGCCGTTACGACCGGCCTGGGGAGAGTCTGAGAGCGGTTAGTCACATAGTACCCCTGGTGCCTCCCCGTCATCCATAGTACATTTCCCCATCCTCGACACCAGCTCTGGCTGTTGTCCGGGGACGTCATTACCCCGTTGCCCTGGACTCCCGTGAAGGAGCCCTTGGGAGCATCGCAGATGTATGCATCGTACTTCTCCCAGGCTGCGGGTCCGCCTACGCACGGAACGACGTCGCATAGGAGGAAGGTATAGGCGGCGCTGGAACCATAAGTATAGGTTAGGGATAGCCCACCGTATTTGTTGAGGCAGGGGTCGCCGGGGGACTTGGCGGCTTGCAGGGGTGTCTGTCTCTTGCGGCGGTGTGGACCCTGGGTTGGGGGTCCCGATGAGGGTTGTATCGTCGTAGACGGGGGCGTGATGGTGGAGGACCTCCCCGGGATGGCTGTATGGAAGTCCATTCCCCACAGGATGAAGAAACCCATCATGGCCCCGGTTATTCCTACCATGCCGATGATGCAACGTCTATTGGTCCGGGCCTCCTGTGGCGTCAGTGGTGGTCTCATGGTGCAGCCGTGCGAGGTCGCGTTGAACGGTAGCCAGGGTGCGGTCATGCGGGTTGTCGGCCTTGCGGGTGGTAGACAGATGGTGCCAGCGGGCGCCGCTCCTTcctgaaagggagacagagaagggggtGGCCAGAAGTACCTTATAGGGGCCTTCCCACCGTGGCTGAAGGCATTGTCTCTTGtggaccctgacccagacccaatCCCCGGGATTGACGAGGACGGGGTCGGGATCCGCGGGGTTCGGGAGGGAGGTGACCTGTGTGTACAAGGCTCGGGAGGCGAGAGTCAGGGTTCGAGTGGAGAGGGGTGGGATTTCATGGTTCAGGTCCCCGATGGTGGATACTGTGGCTCCGGTGTCGACCATGAAACGAATCGGGGTCTGGTTTACGAGCCCGTCCACCATTGGGGCTCCCGTTCCCAGGTTCACCACCTGGGTCCCTTGTCGTCCTTGGTCTTTTTGTGCAGCTGGGATTTTTCGGCTAGCTCCTTGATCTGCATCCTCACGAGTTGCTTCTTCAATTCCTCGTAATCATCATCCTTTTCAAGTCGTTTGTCTTTCTCGAGTCGGTGGTGGTGATCAAGGTGATCCACCCATTCCGTCCATGGCTCGGAGTGCAGTGCCACCACTGTCCTCAGTCTCCTCTGGACCGTGGGTGGCAGTCCCTGTATTATTGCCCGCTGGAATGTCTGTGTCGCCAGTTTGCTACTGTGTGGGGGACAGTCATTATTATCCGTCCACAATCCTTCTGCCCTTTCTATGTACTGAAAGATAGATTCTTCAGGTTTGATGGTCAGGCCGGAGATTCCCATTCTGCCTGCGTTGGCTGGGAAGAGCGCCCTGAGACTCTTCCAGAAGAGGTTTCGGTAGGCGTCGAAGGGGGTGTTCTCAGGTAGGGCCTCAGTCTTGGTCAGTGTCTCCAGTTCAATGATTCGTCTGGCACCGTGTGCCCTGCCGATGATGGCTCGTATGTCTCCCAGGGTCAGGAGATCGCCAGACGTCTCAGTTTCAAATCTTCTGATCCAGGCCGAGGCTCCTGCCGTGAGCGTTGGCAAGCGGGCGACTAGGGTGGTCATGTCCCGGTGGCTCCATGGTGTGTATGCCGCTCTTCCCTCCGCATCTATCAATAGAGGTGCCATAACAGCCTCTTGTATACCTggccgggggcggcggggctCGCTCTTATTGGTACGGGGGTCCCTTAAGTGATCTGGGTCAGGGCTGAACTGGGAGGGGGTCATTAATGGGGAATGTAGGGTGTATGAGGCGGGGGCTTTTGGCTGGGACTGAACTGGTGTTGTCGATTCCAGGGGACAGAACAATTTTGGGTTGGATGCCATGGGTAGGTGAGCCCTCtccggggagggtgggggtgagtggcTGTCAGTGGGCCGGGAGGCTGAGAATCGCTCTCTGTCTTGGCTTCTCTGGTGTTCGTCTTGCCAATCCTCTCCGGGGGCTCTTCGTCGCTCGTCCGACATAGTGGGCGCGTTCGCCGCTTCTTCTGACAACCGCCTGGTATGGGGTGGTCGGGGTTGTGGAcgcctttacactgaaggccgGATGCGGGGAGGTCTGTCTTTTTAGCTTTATTAGTAACTGGGATAATTCTTCGAGCAGGGGGTGTCCTAGAGTCGGGGTTGGGTTGGTATTGATGccgtccagtagggggcgctgtagttggggaagggcagagtcggagtggtccagtagggggcgctgtagttggggaagggcagagtcggagtggtccagtagggggcgctgtagttggggaagggcagagtcggagtggtccagtagggggcgctgtagttggggaagggcagagtcggagtggtccagtagggggcgctgtagttggggaagggcagagtcggagtggtccagtagggggcgctgtagttggggaagggcagagtcggagtggtccagtagggggcgctgtagttggggaagggcagagtcggagtggtccagtagggggcgctgtagttggggaagggcagagtcggagtggtccagtagggggcgctgtagttggggaagggcagagtcggagtggtccagtagagggcgctgtagttggggaagggcagagtcggagtggtccagtagggggcgctgtagttggggaagggcagagtcggagtggtccagtagggggcgctgtagttggggaagggcagagtcggagtggtccagtagggggcgctgtagttggggaagggcagagtcggggTGGTCCAGTtttggcggagggggaggtgtggcttgggacttagtgagagaactcaaaaaatgGCGGCTGTGGTGCTATAACTCTGTGTGACCTGTCTAACACACGAGAGCGGATGAGAGGCTAGGGGGCaacttggaggaggagaaaaggaggaaaaaaaacagggggggaaggaagcaaaaacaacaacgggGCCTAGAGACGTTATTCAATACATCCAGATATTCCTCATAGCCAATAATCGTTATCTATCTTTATTGATTAATCTGTTTCAACAGGCTAAATCGCCAACCAACGCGACA harbors:
- the LOC132467046 gene encoding uncharacterized protein LOC132467046 → MCCGEDWFGNFLARRQLSVRTPEATSLGRATAFNRTTVGEFFDNLATVMDRHRFLPHMIFNVDETGVSTVQKPRQVVAERGKKQVGSITLAERGELVTVICAVNAAGNSIPPMFIFPRVRFKDGFLIGAPPGAKGTSTRTGWMNEDTWPEFLDHLIIHTKCTPEHPMLLVLDNLRAHISLKAVEKAKSNGIVLLTLPPHTSHRLQPLDVTVYGPFKTFYSRALDGLMRDNPGKTVSIYQIPGLVNEAFLTAVTPRNITSGFKSTGIFPFNRDIFREEAFAPSMVSDRPNPEPQPAPMPGPSASDNPPPADEPPSADEPLTDGNARPSGDDGPVSSHACASPAALEMPRNARDPGYISPSEILPLPKCPPRAQTKRKRVKTAILTDTPEKKIIEKAYEERQQKLAGKKQNSKEKGKPKKKAPKKKIIIDSSSEDGDLPVPLEDDIESSEDESDPGNTHLSVGDFVIVNFATKHRSLRYVGMVEKVEGEEILTQFLRRIQGHKKWERPTFAIKDKDVAHVPKGDVVKKLPQPNRPGGTTRREQLFTFPCNLQGWDVE
- the LOC132460181 gene encoding uncharacterized protein LOC132460181, producing MTAPWLPFNATSHGCTMRPPLTPQEARTNRRCIIGMVGITGAMMGFFILWGMDFHTAIPGRSSTITPPSTTIQPSSGPPTQGPHRRKRQTPLQAAKSPGDPCLNKYGGLSLTYTYGSSAAYTFLLCDVVPCVGGPAAWEKYDAYICDAPKGSFTGVQGNGVMTSPDNSQSWCRGWGNVLWMTGRHQGYYVTNRSQTLPRPVVTAALQANGFLSGGNGRITLTLRNITSNPYQGWGKPTLGSTRACGVNTDSAYLVFGVSQSGPDTTALLKINFRKAPTTPTAPASRANATTPKPPVRPIMTRDGPVTIFDLDSVGRLPTHDSIALATGYADDNAWLSWIAATVRFQGLSDCVACASARPHLISTPVLFDFTSDPIGSHCMLALFVTPKPAGCGLLSSLFPPGLNDSIPPVYSPGEYTHSCITRVGAVNVGAVPPSWCHSITNVTLWPNMTEPGLGRQDLFWSCDKFTLRLTLPAQWSGTCIIVRLLMPVTLFTRGSTGPDQTTSRHRRDTALTDHFDLTKNTPTYMDSIGIPRGVPNQFKLADQIAAGFENIPLISAIIPITPNKNVDRINYIHYNVQRLSNLTRDAVEGLASQLAATSLMAYQNRLALDMLLAEKGGVCSMFGAQCCTFIPNNTAPDGYL